The window TATTCTACTTCGACCACGCGGCCGCCTTTGGCCATCGACGCCGCGAAGTCGCCTTCGGCCTTCACCAGCTTGCCCGGCGTCTTAGAGAGTCCACGGAATTGCTGCAGCAACTCCGCGCTGCCACGCTTCTCCGCCTTGCTGTCGTCCCAGCTGATCTTCAACGCCTCGCGGCCCATCTTGGCCGGCCAGAAGCCTTTGGCATAGACGGCAACGCCGGTCGGCACCTGCTTGACGTCGACGACGCCGGCAATGGTCTTCGCAGCGGTCGCATCGAAGCTCGCGACCTTGCCGCCGAATTTCGGCGAGCGCGCCACGACCACCGTGAGCATGTCGGGCTCGTTGATATCGAGCGTGTAGAAGGCCTTGCCGTTGGTCTTGTCGGCGCTGTCGAGGCGCTTCACGACGCCTTCCTTGCCGATCAGCTTGAACGCCGAGGGATCCTTCAGCTTCGGATCCGACGGCACCGGCATCTGCATCGCCTTGTCGGCAAACTCGCCGAACCGGCCTTCCTTGCCCGAGGCATGCTTGATCACGCCATTCTCGACAGTGATTTCACCGGCTGGCACCTGCCAGGCCTCGGCTGCTGCTGCGACCAGCATCTGGCGCGCGGCGGCACCGACCTGGCGCATCTGGATGTAGGAGTTGGCGATGGCCGTCGAGCCACCGGTCCCCTGCATGCCGAACACCAGGTTCTTGTACAGCGCCGGATTCGACGGCGCGTGATCGGCGCGCATCTGCGACCAGTCGGCGTCGAGTTCTTCGGCCACCAGCGTCGCCATGCCGGTGAATGGCCCCTGCCCGAACTCGATGGCCTTGCACAGCACAGTGACCGTGTTGTCGGGCTTGATGATCAGGAAGGTGTTGGGCGCGATGTTGACCGGATTTTTGGCAGCCGCCTGCGCAAACAGTTTGTCGGCGCGCGCAACGTAGGCGCCGAGCACGAGGCCGGCGCCGCCCTTGAGCAGCGTGCGGCGGGAGAGCTTGGTGTCATGAACGGTCATGGCTCAGCCCTCCAGCGACTTGGCGGCGCCATGGATGGCGGCGCGGATGCGGACATAGGTGGCGCAGCGGCAGATGTTGCCGTTCATCGCCAGATCGATGTCGCGATCGGTGGGCGTGGGATTGATGCTGAGCAGCGCGGTGGCGCTCATGACCTGGCCAGACTGGCAGTAGCCGCATTGCGGCACATCGAGCGCGACCCAGGCCGTCTGCACGGCCTTGGCTTCCTTCGTGTCGAGGCCTTCGATGGTGGTTATTTCGCTGGTGCCGATGGCCGATACCGGCATCGAACAGGAGCGGACGGTCTGGTCGTCCACATAGACCGTGCAGGCGCCGCATTGCGCGACGCCGCAGCCGTATTTGGTGCCGGTCAGGCCGGCTCCGTCACGAATAGCCCAGAGCAGAGGTGTGTTGGGATCGACATCGACCTGATGGGTCTGACCGTTGATTTTGAGTGCGAACGCAGCCATCGCTGTTGTCCTTGGTTTCGAATGTACGCCTACATTCGATTTGTTCTAAATCACCACGGACACTTACAACGCTATTCCGAATTCAGACACTCACTTATTTTTGTCGCACGACGGAACAAACATCCGCCTTGCGGAACTGCCGCCACAACCCTATCTGCGCGCGCGTCGTGTGTAGTTGTCAGACCGTCACGACGTAAGGCAACGGCTTGCCGGCAAAGTAGGCACCAAGATTAGCGATCACGCAGTCCTGCATCGCGACGTGCGAATCCAGCGTGTGGCCGCCGATATGCGGTGTCAGCACGACGTTCGGAAATGCGGTGAGCGCATCCGGTGCATGCGGCTCCTTCTCGAACACATCGAGTCCGGCGCCGGCGATGGCCTTGTCGGTCAGTGCCGCGACCAGCGCGTTCTGGTCGATCACCGAGCCGCGTGAAATATTGATGACATAACCGTTTGGCCCGAGCTTCCTGAGCATGTCGGCATCGATGATGTGCTGGGTGTCGGGACCGGCGCGCACCGCGATCATCAACACATCGCACCATTCCACCAGCGCCGCGAGGCTGCTCATATACTGATACGGCACGTCGTGCTTGCTGCGGCTGTGATAGGCGACATCGCACTCGAACGACGCGACGCGCGATGCGATCTTGCGGCCGATCTCGCCCATGCCGTAGACGCCCACTTTGCGGCCCGGATTGCCCGGCAGCGGCGTCATCAGGGGCGATGGTTTTGCCGAGGACCAACCGCCCTCGCGCAAATAATTGTCCGCAGGCAGCAGGCGGCGTGTCACCGCAAGCATCAGTGTCAGCGCGAGGTCGGCGACTGACGCCGCATTGGCGCCCGGGCTGTGGCCGACGATAATGTTGCGTTCGGCCGCGGCCTTGAAGTCGACGCCGTCATAGCCGGTGCCGTAGCAGACGATGGCGCCGAGCGCCGGCATCATGTCCATCACGTCGCCCTTCAACGACTGTGCGCCCGCGGTGATCACCGCGCGGACATCCTTCAACTCATCGAGCGTGAAGGTTTCGAGCGGCGGTTTGCCGGCGGCATCGATCAGGTCGTAGCGCTGTCCAATCCGAGCCATCAACGACTTCGGGAAACGCGAATAGATCAATACCTTGTCGGCCATCGTGACGATCCTTCAGTAGATTCTTGCCTTTGGAGGCATTCCTGGTGAAGACAAAAGAAAAAGGGCGGAACCGGTTATCCCGATTCCGCCCCTGTTTTCTTGCAAGCTTTATTCCGGCTTAGCCGAGCACCGTTCCCGGTTCAACCTTGACGCCGGGGCCCATGGTCGAGGACACCGCAACGCGCTGGATGTAGGTGCCCTTCGAGCCGGCGGGCTTCGCCTTGGCGACGGCGTCCGCCAACGCCTTGATGTTTTCGATCAGCTTCTCTTCCGAGAACGACGCCTTGCCGATGCCGGCCTGCACGATGCCGGCCTTCTCGACGCGGAACTCGACCGACCCCCCCTTGGCACCCTTGACGGCGCCAGTGACGTCCATGGTCACCGTGCCGATCTTCGGGTTCGGCATCATGCCGCGCGGACCGAGCACCTTACCGAGGCGACCGACCAGCGGCATCATGTCCGGGGTAGCGATACAGCGATCGAAGTTGATCTCGCCAGCCTGCACCTTCTCGACCAAGTCTTCAGCACCGACAACGTCAGCGCCTGCGGCGCGGGCTTCATCGGCCTTGGGGCCACGGGCGAACACGCCGACGCGCAAGGTGCGGCCGGTGCCGTTCGGCAGCGAGACGACACCACGGACCATCTGATCGGCGTGACGCGGATCGACGCCGAGATTCATCGAGATTTCGATGGTCTCGTCGAACTTCGACTTGGCGCGTTCCTTGACCATCTTGATGGCTTCGACGATCGGGTAGAGCTTTTCACGATCGATGCCCTCGCGGGCGCTCTTCAAACGTTTTCCAATTGCCATGACCGTTTACCCCGCCACCTCGACGCCCATCGAACGGGCAGAGCCCTCAACCATCTTCATGGCCGATTCAATGGTGTCGCAATTCAGATCGTTCATCTTGGCTTCGGCGATCTCGCGCACCTGCGCTTTGGTCACCGAACCCGCCTTGTCGCGACCCGGCAGCTTGGAGCCGGCCGTGAGCTTGGCGGCCTTCTTGATGAAGAAGGACATCGGAGGGGTCTTCAGGGCGAAGGTGAAGGAACGATCGGCGTAGATCGTGATCACCACCGGAATTGGCGTGTTCTTTTCTTCCTTCTGCGTCTGCGCGTTGAACGCTTTGCAGAATTCCATGATGTTGAGGCCGCGCTGACCAAGCGCGGGACCGATCGGGGGCGAAGGGTTCGCCGCACCGGCCGGCACCTGCAATTTCAGGTATCCGGTCACTTTCTTTGCCATATGTCACTCCTGTTGTGCCGGCCTTGGCCAGCTGTTTCAGGTTCCGTGGTTCGGTCGAAAAGCGGCTGGCAACCGCCCTCTTCCTCCCACGGCCTTCAATGCGAAGACGTGCTTCGCACTTTCGAACGCAGAAACGAATTCCGCGCTTATTCGGGTCAGACCTTCTCGACCTGACCGAATTCCAGCTCGACAGGGGTTGCGCGACCGAAGATCGACACCGCGACCTTCACGCGCGACCGCGCCTCGTCGATTTCCTCGACCACACCGGAGAACGACGCGAACGGGCCATCGGCCACGCGGACGTTCTCGCCGATCTCGAACGACACCGACGCCTTCGGGCGCTCCACGCCTTCCTGCACCTGGTGCAGGATGCGCATCGCCTCGGGCTCCGAGATCGGCATCGGCTTGTTTTCCGCGCCGAGGAAGCCGGTGACCTTCGGGGTGTTCTTGATCAGATGAAAGGCTTCGTCGGTGAGCTTCATCTTCACCAGCACGTAGCCCGGGAAGAACTTGCGCTCGGCGTCGATCTTGCGGCCGCGACGCACTTCCGTGACTTTCTCGGTCGGGACCAGGACCTGCTCGAACAGTTCCTCAAGCCCACGCTGCTTCGACTGTTCGCGAATCGATTCCGCGACCTTCTTTTCGAAGTTCGAATAGGCGTGAACGATATACCAGCGCATGCTCATAATTCAGTTCCGAGTTAGTGAATGCCGAGCAAAAGGGTCACGATGTAGCGGATGATCTGATCCGCGGCGAAAAAGAAGATCGAGGCCACCGCCACCATCACGAACACCATGATCGTGGTGATCGTCGTCTCGCGACGCGACGGCCAGGTGACCTTGTTGGTCTCCGTGCGCACTTCCTGCAGGAATTTGAACGGGCTGAAAGCCATCGTTTGTGTCCGCATCCGTCGTGAGACGACTGTTAGGTTTCGGGAATCCGAACAGCCCTCTTGCGCCCAACCCTCTTCCAAGGATGAGCCGCCAAGCGGGCCCTTTTGTTTCGGGAAATCAAAGCCGCGTCGGAGGTCCGTCAAAGCGGGCCGACAGCGAGTGCTGCGTTGTATGGCGACAATGGCGAAAGGTCAAGACTGGGTGGAACAGGTCGGCCGGCTTTCCACGGGGCTGGCCGATGCCCACGAAAGCGAAAATTAACCTATGCAATCAACGAACTGGCAGGGGCGGTAGGGCTCGAACCTACGACAACCGGTTTTGGAGACCGGTACTCTACCAACTGAGCTACACCCCTACGGGAAACGGCGAAGCAGCCATTCCGCGCCGTTTGAAGCATAAGCGGCGGCCGAAATGCAAGGGGCGAGTGGCGAATAGAGGCCGGCCCCCTGTTCGCCACTCCCTATTCGCCTACCTTCACTCGATAATCGACGCGACGACGCCGGCACCAACCGTGCGGCCGCCTTCACGGATGGCGAAGCGCAGCTTCTCTTCCATCGCGATCGGCACGATCAGGTGCACTTCCATCGCGATGTTGTCGCCCGGCATCACCATTTCGGTGCCTTCCGGCAAATGCACGACGCCGGTCACGTCGGTGGTGCGGAAGTAGAACTGCGGACGGTAGTTGGTGAAGAACGGCGTGTGACGGCCACCCTCTTCCTTGGTCAGAATGTAGGCCTCGGCCTTGAACTTGGTGTGCGGCTTCACCGAACCCGGCTTGCACAGCACCTGGCCGCGCTCCACTTCCTCACGCTTGGTGCCGCGCAGCAGCGCGCCGATGTTGTCGCCGGCCTGGCCCTGATCGAGCAGCTTGCGGAACATCTCGACGCCGGTGACGATGGTCTTCTGGGTGTCCTTCAGACCGACGATCTCGATTTCCTCGCCGACCTTGACGATGCCGCGCTCGACGCGGCCGGTCACCACGGTGCCGCGGCCCGAGATCGAGAACACGTCTTCCACCGGCATCAGGAACGGCTGATCGATCGGACGCTCCGGCTGCGGGATGTAGGCGTCGACTGCCTTCATCAGCTCCAGGATCGCGTCATGACCGAGCTTCTGGTCCGAGTTCTCCAGCGCGGCCAAAGCCGAGCCCTTGATGATCGGAATGTCGTCGCCCGGGAAATCGTACTTCGACAGCAGTTCGCGGACTTCCATCTCGACCAGTTCGAGCAGTTCCGGATCGTCCACCATGTCGCACTTGTTCAGGAACACCACCAGCGCGGGAACGCCGACCTGGCGCGCCAGCAGGATGTGCTCGCGGGTCTGCGGCATCGGGCCGTCGGCCGCCGACACCACCAGGATGCCGCCGTCCATCTGCGCCGCACCGGTGATCATGTTCTTCACATAGTCCGCGTGGCCGGGACAATCGACGTGGGCGTAATGCCGGTTCGCGGTCTCGTACTCCACGTGAGCGGTCGAGATCGTGATGCCGCGCGCCTTCTCTTCCGGCGCCTTGTCGATCTGGTCATAGGCCGTGAACGTCGCACCGCCCGTTTCCGCAAGCACCTTCGTGATCGCCGCCGTCAGCGACGTCTTGCCGTGGTCAACGTGACCAATCGTCCCGATGTTGCAATGCGGCTTGTTTCGTTCAAACTTTGCTTTCGCCATTGTCCACCTTGTTACGCCAGCGCCCCTGCGCGGCACCAAACCGGCGGCTGGTTACAAGGGAAAACGACCCTGTTCAAGCCTGAACTTCTGGGCCACTCTCGCCAAACCATGCCGGTGAAGCCCTTATGTAGTCCGGCCAACGACAAGATCAATCGGGAGAGACCATGAACGCGCAGACCGCTGCCAAACAAGCCCCTGCCCCGCAAACGCCCGACCTGCCGCAGGCCAGACCGGAAACGCTGGGACTGTCATCAGCCCGTCTTGAAAAGATGTCCGACGCGTTCAAGCGCGAGATCGACAAGGGTACCACGCCCGGCGTCACCATGCTGGTCGCGCGCCGCGGCCAGATCGGCTTTTTCGAGGCCTTCGGCAAGCAGAGCCCGGCAGCGTCCGCGCCAATGTCGCAGGACAGCCTGTTTCGCATCTTCTCGATGACCAAGCCGATCGTCTCATTGGGCATCATGACGTTGGTCGAGGACGGCCACC is drawn from Nitrobacteraceae bacterium AZCC 2146 and contains these coding sequences:
- a CDS encoding isoquinoline 1-oxidoreductase alpha subunit (product_source=KO:K07302; cath_funfam=3.30.365.10; cog=COG2080; ko=KO:K07302; pfam=PF01799; superfamily=47741,54292), whose translation is MAAFALKINGQTHQVDVDPNTPLLWAIRDGAGLTGTKYGCGVAQCGACTVYVDDQTVRSCSMPVSAIGTSEITTIEGLDTKEAKAVQTAWVALDVPQCGYCQSGQVMSATALLSINPTPTDRDIDLAMNGNICRCATYVRIRAAIHGAAKSLEG
- a CDS encoding hydroxypyruvate reductase (product_source=KO:K00050; cath_funfam=3.40.50.720; cog=COG1052; ko=KO:K00050; pfam=PF00389,PF02826; superfamily=51735), which gives rise to MADKVLIYSRFPKSLMARIGQRYDLIDAAGKPPLETFTLDELKDVRAVITAGAQSLKGDVMDMMPALGAIVCYGTGYDGVDFKAAAERNIIVGHSPGANAASVADLALTLMLAVTRRLLPADNYLREGGWSSAKPSPLMTPLPGNPGRKVGVYGMGEIGRKIASRVASFECDVAYHSRSKHDVPYQYMSSLAALVEWCDVLMIAVRAGPDTQHIIDADMLRKLGPNGYVINISRGSVIDQNALVAALTDKAIAGAGLDVFEKEPHAPDALTAFPNVVLTPHIGGHTLDSHVAMQDCVIANLGAYFAGKPLPYVVTV
- a CDS encoding large subunit ribosomal protein L1 (product_source=KO:K02863; cath_funfam=3.30.190.20; cog=COG0081; ko=KO:K02863; pfam=PF00687; superfamily=56808; tigrfam=TIGR01169), coding for MAIGKRLKSAREGIDREKLYPIVEAIKMVKERAKSKFDETIEISMNLGVDPRHADQMVRGVVSLPNGTGRTLRVGVFARGPKADEARAAGADVVGAEDLVEKVQAGEINFDRCIATPDMMPLVGRLGKVLGPRGMMPNPKIGTVTMDVTGAVKGAKGGSVEFRVEKAGIVQAGIGKASFSEEKLIENIKALADAVAKAKPAGSKGTYIQRVAVSSTMGPGVKVEPGTVLG
- a CDS encoding large subunit ribosomal protein L11 (product_source=KO:K02867; cath_funfam=1.10.10.250,3.30.1550.10; cog=COG0080; ko=KO:K02867; pfam=PF00298,PF03946; smart=SM00649; superfamily=46906,54747; tigrfam=TIGR01632), which produces MAKKVTGYLKLQVPAGAANPSPPIGPALGQRGLNIMEFCKAFNAQTQKEEKNTPIPVVITIYADRSFTFALKTPPMSFFIKKAAKLTAGSKLPGRDKAGSVTKAQVREIAEAKMNDLNCDTIESAMKMVEGSARSMGVEVAG
- a CDS encoding transcriptional antiterminator NusG (product_source=KO:K02601; cath_funfam=2.30.30.30,3.30.70.940; cog=COG0250; ko=KO:K02601; pfam=PF00467,PF02357; smart=SM00738,SM00739; superfamily=50104,82679; tigrfam=TIGR00922) produces the protein MSMRWYIVHAYSNFEKKVAESIREQSKQRGLEELFEQVLVPTEKVTEVRRGRKIDAERKFFPGYVLVKMKLTDEAFHLIKNTPKVTGFLGAENKPMPISEPEAMRILHQVQEGVERPKASVSFEIGENVRVADGPFASFSGVVEEIDEARSRVKVAVSIFGRATPVELEFGQVEKV
- a CDS encoding preprotein translocase subunit SecE (product_source=KO:K03073; cath_funfam=1.20.5.1030; cog=COG0690; ko=KO:K03073; pfam=PF00584; tigrfam=TIGR00964; transmembrane_helix_parts=Outside_1_28,TMhelix_29_48,Inside_49_63) codes for the protein MAFSPFKFLQEVRTETNKVTWPSRRETTITTIMVFVMVAVASIFFFAADQIIRYIVTLLLGIH
- a CDS encoding elongation factor Tu (product_source=KO:K02358; cath_funfam=2.40.30.10,3.40.50.300; cog=COG0050; ko=KO:K02358; pfam=PF00009,PF03143,PF03144; superfamily=50465,52540; tigrfam=TIGR00485); the protein is MAKAKFERNKPHCNIGTIGHVDHGKTSLTAAITKVLAETGGATFTAYDQIDKAPEEKARGITISTAHVEYETANRHYAHVDCPGHADYVKNMITGAAQMDGGILVVSAADGPMPQTREHILLARQVGVPALVVFLNKCDMVDDPELLELVEMEVRELLSKYDFPGDDIPIIKGSALAALENSDQKLGHDAILELMKAVDAYIPQPERPIDQPFLMPVEDVFSISGRGTVVTGRVERGIVKVGEEIEIVGLKDTQKTIVTGVEMFRKLLDQGQAGDNIGALLRGTKREEVERGQVLCKPGSVKPHTKFKAEAYILTKEEGGRHTPFFTNYRPQFYFRTTDVTGVVHLPEGTEMVMPGDNIAMEVHLIVPIAMEEKLRFAIREGGRTVGAGVVASIIE